One genomic region from Anopheles bellator chromosome 2, idAnoBellAS_SP24_06.2, whole genome shotgun sequence encodes:
- the LOC131211689 gene encoding low choriolytic enzyme-like translates to MYFASVGVWVLIGFAAARCCSAVTPEQRYFETHFVEPPPPPHTDTDSNGRNALRLEYYKWPNGVVPYTFAEGFSVHEQAVILEAMDVLQQQTCVYFIPKTPDQWEHIRFVRSDWGCGSVIGYRRGQGDPLDVALDNFCLALSGAIQHELLHVLGLFHEHTRPDRDDYVEIFWDNIAPDERHNFYKGSWDYMETFGLPYDYGSLMHYPGTLGDTVFMVSRWNASIPLGQTEGASYYDLQKVRYMYPCS, encoded by the exons ATGTATTTTGCTAGTGTCGGAGTTTGGGTTTTGATCGGATTCGCTGCCGCCCGGTGCTGCAGTGCCGTGACACCGGAACAACGATACTTTGAGACCCACTTCGTagagccaccaccgccgccacacacggacacggattCCAATGGCCGGAACGCCCTGCGCCTAGAGTACTACAAGTGGCCGAACGGAGTGGTGCCGTACACGTTTGCCGAGGGATTCA GTGTCCACGAGCAAGCCGTCATTCTGGAGGCCATGGAtgtgctgcagcagcaaacgtGTGTCTACTTCATCCCGAAAACCCCGGACCAGTGGGAGCACATTCGCTTTGTGCGCTCGGATTGGGGCTGCGGATCGGTTATCGGGTACCGTCGCGGGCAGGGCGACCCGCTCGACGTGGCGCTGGACAACTTTTGCCTCGCACTGTCCGGAGCCATCCAGCACGAGTTGCTGCACGTGTTGGGTCTGTTCCACGAGCACACGCGCCCGGACAGAGACGACTATGTGGAAATATTTTGGGACAACATCGCACCAG ACGAACGGCACAATTTCTACAAAGGTTCGTGGGATTACATGGAAACGTTCGGTCTACCGTACGACTACGGCAGTCTGATGCACTATCCTGGCACACTGGGAGACACCGTTTTCATGGTATCACGCTGGAACGCTAGCATTCCTTTGGGGCAAACAGAAGGAGCCAGCTACTACGATCTGCAGAAAGTCCGATACATGTACCCGTGTTCGTGA
- the LOC131208679 gene encoding VPS35 endosomal protein sorting factor-like, which yields MSAEWICVRRRQDECRRYLDQFKVFDHPLKQSTITVLECRGTRNKTPLANATVMHPMGPTAATLSLDPLSLAFDGSDPLSQFAKQQETSLGKDPLSRMVAEMEDLTVASVPTVTGAGKPAKEPTNLLEMDLIEPWVARRGAILNRYTTSEKLSIVTSFLTGGETIKPQTTMSEKVKHRLEQLDDFEEGSVRQMLDLSQQEYVVKIEQLNHELVQAWNQDQRVKALKIAIQCSKLLSDTSVIQFYPSKFVLITDILDIFGRLVYERLRTKAEYVHPGTREATSLPESFTPEMVPESAKETCANWFYKIASIRELLPRLYVEIAILRCYSFLARDEFSQALRRLTKMIRGIGDPLVAIYARCYLCRVGMGLTLDRTYIRENLDDILTVYHTIFNGGIRSEIARHRVTLNGYIALYLPALDWILQGVTILTTDSELDEIMQRCKEKRNPALLLQSMLQSFRSEFIAVRAAQLVQTLSAVSEEGLSRGQLLRLLGSILGHTPPPAEQRATVLANAWKTISSMGSVEEYIQCAEMWAQYTSQHFGLREIDSFMGDILQHMAPNRAYEQHYHELQVIVDKIVSNAQDIHGIMALDNFLPLLDLFQKESTKLEVCKNILTSYRNASASDTMIINDPVVTNALMHISRVLNDSVNALTGDDERRQISGLICHFVRKVDFGRDFEQQLAFYVEARSVLSNLDSALSTLIHSVNRLATSTRRIVRGQHTQKTGAFVKACAAYCFITIPSIIDVRTRMELYLQSGQVALLNVCLQQADSCFEAALNLIPEVPRAMEIDGKMQTSDAFLKTYVVNFLSTLVIVPDNPTQGVLYLLRLLLDVVPNYPFEGSSSTTLSNIYLHVLDFLSVAAQEVYPYHIVNVISNDELYGSDPKFIAEVNELCCSVCDKLLQQLKLLLDANAPRAQSQLALDLFLKIITGADLTVDKMFTLAYNLWNLTVKNRHVLDGKQLQTVLSYTEHLAEVTQVDTQHDCLVALLEKMKSRL from the exons ATGTCCGCGGAATG GATCTGTGTACGCCGTCGCCAGGACGAGTGCCGCCGTTATCTCGATCAGTTCAAAGTATTTGACCATCCACTAAAACAGTCAACGATAACG GTTCTGGAATGTCGCGGTACTAGGAATAAAACACCGCTGGCTAATGCAACGGTCATGCATCCCATGGGACCGACAGCCGCCACACTGTCGCTTGATCCGCTCAGTCTCGCCTTCGACGGTTCGGATCCGCTGAGCCAGTTCGCGAAGCAGCAGGAAACTTCACTGGGCAAAGACCCACTCTCGCGGATGGTGGCCGAGATGGAGGATCTAACGGTCGCGTCGGTACCGACCGTGACGGGCGCGGGCAAGCCAGCGAAGGAACCGACCAACTTGCTGGAAATGGATCTGATCGAACCATGGGTCGCTCGCCGGGGGGCGATCCTCAACCGCTACACAACCTCCGAGAAGCTGTCGATCGTGACGAGCTTTCTGACCGGGGGAGAAACCATCAAACCGCAAACGACAATGTCGGAGAAGGTCAAACATCGGTTAGAACAGTTGGATGACTTTGAGGAGGGTTCCGTGCGCCAGATGCTCGATCTGTCCCAGCAGGAGTACGTGGTGAAGATCGAGCAGCTGAACCACGAGCTGGTGCAGGCGTGGAATCAGGATCAGCGCGTGAAAGCGCTCAAGATTGCGATCCAGTGCTCGAAGCTGCTCTCCGACACGTCCGTCATCCAGTTCTACCCGTCAAAGTTTGTCCTGATCACCGACATTCTCGACATCTTCGGTCGGCTCGTGTACGAACGGTTGCGCACGAAGGCCGAGTACGTGCACCCGGGGACGCGCGAAGCGACGTCCCTGCCCGAGAGCTTCACCCCGGAAATGGTGCCCGAATCGGCGAAAGAGACGTGCGCCAACTGGTTCTACAAAATCGCGTCGATCCGCGAACTGCTGCCCCGGCTGTACGTCGAGATTGCCATACTCCGCTGCTACAGCTTTCTGGCACGGGACGAGTTTAGCCAGGCGTTGCGCCGGCTCACGAAAATGATACGCGGAATCGGCGACCCTCTGGTGGCGATCTACGCACGATGCTACCTGTGCCGCGTGGGAATGGGACTTACGCTCGATCGGACGTACATACGcgaaaacttggacgacataCTGACGGTTTATCACACGATCTTCAACGGTGGCATCCGGTCGGAGATCGCTCGGCATCGCGTCACACTGAACGGTTACATTGCGCTCTACCTTCCGGCACTCGATTGGATCCTGCAAGGCGTCACGATCCTGACCACCGACAGCGAGCTCGACGAGATTATGCAGCGATGCAAGGAGAAGCGAAATCCAGCGCTCTTACTCCAGTCGATGCTGCAGTCGTTTCGCTCGGAATTCATCGCCGTGCGGGCTGCTCAGCTGGTGCAAACGCTCTCGGCCGTGTCGGAGGAGGGCCTTTCGCGGGGTCAACTGTTGCGCTTGTTGGGCAGCATTCTCGGCCACactccgccaccggccgaaCAGAGGGCCACGGTGCTGGCGAACGCTTGGAAAACGATCAGCAGCATGGGCAGCGTCGAGGAGTACATTCAGTGCGCAGAAATGTGGGCTCAGTACACGAGCCAACACTTTGGA CTGCGAGAAATCGACTCCTTCATGGGTGACATCCTACAGCACATGGCCCCGAACCGGGCCTATGAACAGCACTACCACGAGCTGCAAGTGATCGTCGACAAGATCGTCTCCAATGCACAGGACATTCATGGCATCATGGCGCTG GACAACTTTCTTCCCCTGCTCGACCTGTTCCAAAAAGAGTCCACCAAGCTGGAGGTTTGCAAGAACATCCTTACGAGCTACCGCAACGCATCGGCCAGCGATACGATGATCATCAATGATCCGGTCGTGACCAACGCGCTCATGCACATAAGCCGAGTGCTGAATGATTCCGTAAA TGCCCTCACAGGGGATGATGAACGGCGCCAGATAAGCGGTCTCATTTGTCACTTCGTCCGGAAGGTCGACTTTGGGCGTGACTTTGAGCAGCAACTGGCATTCTACGTGGAGGCCCGCTCGGTTCTTTCCAACCTAGATTCGGCCCTCTCCACGCTCATCCATTCCGTAAATCGGTTGGCGACGAGCACGCGCCGCATCGTGCGCGGTCAGCACACGCAGAAAACGGGTGCGTTCGTGAAGGCGTGTGCCGCCTATTGCTTCATCACGATTCCGTCGATCATTGACGTGCGGACGCGCATGGAGCTGTATCTGCAGTCGGGCCAGGTGGCGCTGCTTAATGTGTGCCTCCAGCAGGCCGATTCGTGTTTCGAAGCGGCCCTCAATCTCATTCCCGAAGTACCGCGTGCAATGGAAATCGAcggaaaaatgcaaacgagCGATGCATTCCTCAAGACGTACGTcgttaattttctttccacgcTCGTCATTGTGCCG GACAATCCGACGCAGGGTGTACTGTATTTGCTCCGGCTGTTGCTTGACGTTGTGCCGAACTATCCGTTCGAAGGGAGCTCGTCCACAACGCTGTCCAACATCTATCTGCATGTGCTCGATTTTCTCTCCGTGGCTGCCCAGGAAGTGTATCCGTACCACATCGTGAACGTAATCTCGAACGACGAACTGTACGGTTCCGATCCGAAGTTTATCGCCGAAGTGAACGAGCTGTGCTGTTCGGTTTGCGATAAGCTGCTCCAGCAGCTAAAGCTACTGCTGGACGCGAACGCGCCCCGCGCTCAGTCGCAGCTCGCGCTCGATCTGTTTCTGAAGATCATCACCGGGGCCGATCTGACGGTGGATAAAATGTTCACCCTGGCGTACAATCTGTGGAACCTGACGGTCAAAAATAGGCACGTCCTCGACGGCAAGCAGCTG CAAACCGTGCTTTCCTACACGGAACACTTGGCGGAGGTCACACAGGTGGACACACAGCACGATTGTTTGGTTGCGTTGTTGGAAAAAATGAAGTCGCGGCTATAG